One genomic window of Streptomyces sp. NBC_01276 includes the following:
- the cobT gene encoding nicotinate-nucleotide--dimethylbenzimidazole phosphoribosyltransferase, producing the protein MTTLNLDDFSDLIERPDGGVRRDAEDRRERLAVPPGALGRLDDLAEWLAAAQGRVPVKPIDRPRVVLFAADHGIAAQGVSARAAGSTHELVRSVLEGTSPVSILAGRLGAGVRVVDAGLDCDPGLLPEDVTRHRVRRGSGRIDVEDALTAQEAEAALRLGIRIADEEADSGTDLVVLGDIGVGGTTVAAVLVAALCGTDASVVTGRGGVPIDDLAWMRKCAAVRDSLRRARPVLGDQMALLAAVGGADVAAITGFLLQCAVRRTPVILDGVVSAACGLVAQRAAFRSPDWWLAGQTSGEPGQAKALDRMALNPVLDHGVTVGEGTGALLALPLVQAAAALAAELPERAAVEQPTD; encoded by the coding sequence ATGACCACGCTGAATCTCGACGACTTCTCCGATCTGATCGAACGCCCCGACGGGGGCGTCCGGCGTGACGCCGAGGATCGCCGTGAGCGGCTGGCCGTGCCGCCCGGCGCGCTGGGACGGCTCGACGACCTCGCCGAATGGCTGGCCGCCGCACAGGGGCGGGTCCCGGTGAAGCCGATCGACCGGCCGCGCGTCGTGCTGTTCGCCGCCGACCACGGGATCGCCGCCCAGGGTGTCTCGGCACGGGCCGCGGGCAGCACCCACGAGCTGGTCCGTTCCGTCCTGGAGGGGACCAGCCCGGTCTCCATCCTGGCCGGGCGGCTCGGCGCGGGCGTGCGCGTCGTGGACGCCGGACTGGACTGCGACCCCGGGCTGCTGCCCGAGGACGTGACCCGGCACCGCGTACGGCGCGGCAGCGGCCGGATCGACGTGGAGGACGCGCTGACGGCGCAGGAGGCCGAGGCCGCACTGCGCCTGGGCATCCGGATCGCCGACGAGGAGGCCGACTCCGGTACGGACCTGGTCGTCCTCGGCGACATCGGCGTGGGCGGCACCACCGTGGCGGCCGTGCTGGTCGCCGCGCTCTGCGGAACGGACGCGTCCGTGGTCACCGGCCGCGGCGGGGTGCCGATCGACGACCTGGCCTGGATGCGCAAGTGCGCCGCCGTCAGGGACTCGCTGCGCCGGGCCCGCCCGGTCCTCGGCGACCAGATGGCACTGCTGGCGGCGGTCGGCGGCGCGGACGTCGCCGCGATCACCGGCTTCCTCCTCCAGTGCGCGGTACGCCGTACGCCGGTCATCCTCGACGGGGTCGTCTCGGCGGCCTGCGGACTGGTGGCCCAGCGGGCCGCCTTCCGCTCCCCGGACTGGTGGCTGGCCGGACAGACCAGCGGGGAACCGGGCCAGGCCAAGGCCCTGGACCGGATGGCACTCAACCCCGTGCTCGACCACGGCGTCACAGTGGGAGAAGGAACCGGGGCCTTGCTGGCACTCCCCCTGGTCCAGGCGGCCGCCGCACTCGCGGCGGAACTTCCGGAGCGGGCGGCTGTGGAACAGCCGACGGACTGA
- a CDS encoding phosphatidylglycerol lysyltransferase domain-containing protein, with amino-acid sequence MGEVRLTSADTDRSLDQASGKGSNNKKESGGEPAAKAESRRGSASSRRSAAFAVWYLRAVTFVNFLSAVWLSLGQDLRRHNTADFYTPYLLTAGFASGLFSMLLAVTMGRRKRAAWILNLVVSGMLLLAFAVAAFAPCTSGEFNLCYPEFRDHAQNWVSLALTAAFVGALLVGRHEFYAKGDRSNPKLATAVAAVGLLLTSLVAALLVGATNTDPDSADATFLARWRYGVMRLITLAPDDKAYNAITTPAWVDVFINVMSMLLLLAVLFAAFRSRRAVDPLTPEDEERLRALLAKQGDRDSLGYFALRREKSVIWSPTGKAAVTYRVVGGVSLASGDPIGDPEAWPGAIEPWLAEAREHGWVPAVMGASEEAGQIYARHGLDALELGDEAIVETDEFTLEGRAMRTVRQAFNRVKRAGYTVRIRRHADIPAEEMDVLLKRADDWRDGATERGFSMALGRLGDPDDGQCVMLECTDGNGDLRAVLSFVPWGPKGLSLDLMRRDRDSENGLMEFMVIELLERSKEIGVTQVSLNFAMFRSVFERGSKLGAGPVLRMWRSLLSFFSRWWQIESLYRANAKYRPIWEPRFMLFEKSSDLLRIGVAAGRAEGFLEAPGLPKWLHRRHLETIR; translated from the coding sequence ATGGGAGAGGTCCGCTTGACCAGCGCAGACACCGACCGGAGCCTCGATCAGGCCTCCGGCAAGGGTTCCAACAACAAGAAGGAGTCCGGCGGCGAGCCCGCCGCGAAGGCCGAGAGCCGCAGAGGAAGCGCCTCGTCGAGGCGCAGCGCCGCCTTCGCGGTCTGGTACCTGCGGGCCGTCACCTTCGTGAACTTCCTCAGCGCGGTGTGGCTTTCGCTCGGGCAGGACCTGCGCAGGCACAACACCGCCGACTTCTACACCCCGTACCTGCTGACGGCCGGGTTCGCGTCCGGCCTGTTCTCGATGCTGCTCGCGGTGACCATGGGCCGCCGCAAGCGGGCCGCGTGGATCCTGAACCTGGTGGTCAGCGGCATGCTGCTGCTGGCCTTCGCGGTCGCCGCGTTCGCCCCGTGCACGAGCGGCGAGTTCAACCTGTGCTACCCGGAGTTCCGCGACCACGCGCAGAACTGGGTCTCGCTCGCCCTGACGGCCGCCTTCGTCGGCGCGCTGCTGGTGGGCCGCCACGAGTTCTACGCCAAGGGCGACCGCTCGAACCCGAAGCTGGCCACCGCCGTCGCCGCCGTCGGCCTGCTGCTGACCTCGCTGGTCGCCGCCCTGCTGGTGGGCGCCACCAACACGGACCCGGACAGCGCCGACGCGACGTTCCTGGCCCGCTGGCGGTACGGCGTGATGCGGCTGATCACGCTCGCGCCCGACGACAAGGCGTACAACGCGATCACCACCCCCGCCTGGGTGGACGTCTTCATCAACGTGATGTCGATGCTGCTGCTGCTCGCCGTGCTATTCGCGGCCTTCCGCTCGCGCCGCGCCGTCGACCCGCTCACCCCCGAGGACGAGGAGCGGCTGCGGGCGCTGCTCGCCAAGCAGGGCGACCGCGACTCGCTCGGCTACTTCGCGCTGCGCCGCGAGAAGTCCGTGATCTGGTCCCCCACCGGCAAGGCCGCCGTCACCTACCGCGTCGTCGGCGGGGTCTCGCTGGCCTCCGGCGACCCCATCGGCGACCCCGAGGCCTGGCCGGGCGCGATCGAGCCGTGGCTGGCCGAGGCCCGCGAGCACGGCTGGGTACCGGCCGTGATGGGCGCCAGCGAGGAGGCCGGACAGATCTACGCCCGGCACGGACTGGACGCCCTGGAGCTCGGCGACGAGGCCATCGTGGAAACCGACGAGTTCACTCTGGAGGGCCGCGCGATGCGGACCGTCCGGCAGGCCTTCAACCGGGTCAAGCGGGCCGGGTACACGGTCCGCATCCGCCGCCACGCCGACATCCCGGCCGAGGAGATGGACGTCCTCCTCAAGAGGGCCGACGACTGGCGCGACGGCGCGACCGAGCGCGGCTTCTCCATGGCCCTGGGCCGCCTCGGCGACCCCGACGACGGCCAGTGCGTGATGCTGGAGTGCACCGACGGCAACGGCGACCTGCGGGCCGTGCTGTCCTTCGTGCCGTGGGGCCCCAAGGGCCTGTCGCTCGACCTGATGCGCCGTGACCGGGACTCCGAGAACGGCCTGATGGAGTTCATGGTCATCGAACTCCTGGAACGCTCCAAGGAGATCGGCGTCACACAGGTCTCACTGAACTTCGCGATGTTCCGCTCCGTCTTCGAGCGGGGGTCCAAGCTCGGCGCCGGACCGGTGCTGCGCATGTGGCGCTCCCTGCTGAGCTTCTTCTCCCGTTGGTGGCAGATCGAGTCCCTCTACCGGGCCAACGCCAAATACCGGCCGATCTGGGAGCCGCGGTTCATGCTCTTCGAGAAGAGTTCCGACCTGCTGCGCATCGGTGTCGCGGCGGGCCGGGCCGAGGGCTTCCTGGAGGCACCCGGCCTGCCGAAGTGGCTGCACCGCAGACATCTGGAGACGATTCGTTGA
- a CDS encoding endo alpha-1,4 polygalactosaminidase, whose product MKRFTTGLAVIAAGALLVLTGCSSEPDDEETPEPGPTPSTAASPVPSPAPGGRWQPLPGTAWQWQLSGGLDASVDVPVYDIDGFLTSKEEVAGLKKAGRRTICYISTGAWEDFRPDSGDFPKDMLGEGNGWKGERWIDVRRLADVERLMAKRFDMCRDKGFDAVEPDNMDAYNNDSGFPVTAGDQLKFNRMIAKLAHDRGLAVGLKNDLDQIPQLLGDYDFAVNEQCAQYRECDELTPFIRAGKAVFHVEYELSTDEFCPRSRELKLSSLQKKLELGPWRKSC is encoded by the coding sequence ATGAAGCGTTTCACCACCGGGCTCGCGGTCATCGCCGCCGGCGCCCTGCTCGTGCTCACCGGCTGCTCCTCCGAACCCGACGACGAGGAGACCCCCGAACCGGGACCCACCCCGTCCACGGCCGCCAGCCCGGTCCCCTCCCCGGCGCCGGGGGGCCGCTGGCAGCCGCTGCCCGGGACGGCCTGGCAGTGGCAGCTCAGCGGCGGGCTCGACGCCTCCGTGGACGTGCCCGTGTACGACATCGACGGGTTCCTCACCTCCAAGGAGGAGGTGGCCGGCCTGAAGAAGGCCGGCCGCCGCACCATCTGCTACATCTCCACCGGCGCCTGGGAGGACTTCCGCCCCGACTCCGGGGACTTCCCGAAGGACATGCTCGGCGAGGGCAACGGCTGGAAGGGCGAGCGGTGGATCGACGTCCGGCGCCTGGCCGACGTCGAGCGGCTGATGGCCAAGCGCTTCGACATGTGCCGCGACAAGGGCTTCGACGCCGTCGAACCGGACAACATGGACGCCTACAACAACGACTCCGGCTTCCCGGTGACCGCCGGTGACCAGCTGAAGTTCAACCGGATGATCGCGAAGCTCGCCCACGACCGGGGCCTGGCCGTCGGCCTCAAGAACGACCTCGACCAGATCCCGCAGCTGCTCGGCGACTACGACTTCGCGGTCAACGAGCAGTGCGCCCAGTACCGGGAGTGCGACGAGCTGACCCCGTTCATCCGGGCGGGCAAGGCCGTCTTCCACGTGGAGTACGAACTGTCCACGGACGAGTTCTGTCCGCGCTCGCGGGAGTTGAAGCTCAGCTCGCTGCAGAAGAAGCTCGAACTGGGCCCCTGGAGGAAGTCCTGTTAG
- a CDS encoding sensor histidine kinase, translating into MRAHPLATDAVLAFGAFVSMVVGSFADPHGPHGPTFGTRTPEPFSLLLMLIGSAALVLRRRRPWTVLAVACGVSLLELSTGEPRAPVAMSAVIALYTVASRTDRPTTWRIGLVTMAVLTGVAMLAGPLPWYAQENIGIFAWTGMAAAAGDAVRSRRAFIDAIRERAERAERTREEEARRRVAEERLRIARDLHDVVAHHIALVNVQAGVAAHVMDKRPDQAKEALAHVRDASRSALNELRATVGLLRQSGDPEAPTEPAPGLALLDELLDTFRHSGLPVRVLMQVGADAEPLSAAVDLAAYRVIQEALTNVRKHAGPGAKAEVSVVRVGASVEVTVLDDGGDSADSAPAPTDPGGGHGLLGMRERAGALGGSCFTGPRYGGGYRVHAILPVA; encoded by the coding sequence ATGCGGGCGCACCCGCTCGCCACCGACGCCGTGCTCGCGTTCGGGGCGTTCGTCTCCATGGTCGTCGGGTCCTTCGCCGATCCGCACGGACCGCACGGGCCCACCTTCGGGACCCGCACCCCCGAACCGTTCTCCCTGCTGCTGATGCTGATCGGCTCGGCGGCACTGGTGCTGCGCCGCCGCAGGCCGTGGACCGTACTGGCCGTCGCCTGCGGGGTCTCGCTGCTGGAGCTGAGCACCGGGGAGCCGAGGGCGCCCGTCGCGATGTCCGCGGTGATCGCCCTGTACACGGTGGCCTCCCGTACCGACCGGCCGACCACCTGGCGGATCGGGCTCGTGACGATGGCCGTGCTGACCGGCGTGGCGATGCTCGCCGGGCCGCTGCCCTGGTACGCGCAGGAGAACATCGGCATCTTCGCCTGGACCGGGATGGCCGCGGCCGCCGGGGACGCGGTGCGCAGCCGCAGGGCGTTCATCGACGCCATACGGGAACGGGCGGAGCGGGCCGAGCGGACCCGCGAGGAGGAGGCCCGGCGGCGGGTCGCCGAGGAGCGGCTGCGCATCGCCCGGGACCTGCACGACGTGGTGGCCCACCACATCGCCCTGGTCAACGTGCAGGCGGGGGTGGCCGCGCACGTCATGGACAAGCGGCCCGACCAGGCGAAGGAGGCCCTGGCCCACGTACGGGACGCGAGCCGCTCCGCCCTGAACGAGCTGCGCGCCACGGTGGGGCTGCTGCGGCAGTCGGGCGATCCGGAGGCGCCGACGGAACCGGCTCCGGGGCTGGCCCTGCTGGACGAACTGCTGGACACCTTCCGGCACTCCGGACTTCCGGTACGCGTGCTCATGCAGGTGGGGGCGGACGCCGAACCGCTGTCGGCCGCCGTGGACCTGGCGGCGTACCGGGTGATCCAGGAAGCGCTGACCAATGTCCGCAAGCACGCCGGCCCGGGAGCGAAGGCCGAGGTCAGCGTGGTGCGGGTGGGCGCCTCGGTGGAGGTGACCGTGCTGGACGACGGCGGGGACTCGGCCGACTCCGCCCCCGCGCCGACGGACCCGGGCGGCGGGCACGGCCTGCTCGGCATGCGGGAGCGGGCGGGCGCCCTGGGCGGCTCCTGCTTCACCGGCCCCCGCTACGGGGGCGGTTACCGGGTGCACGCGATCCTGCCGGTGGCCTGA